The Stieleria maiorica genome includes the window TGGTGACCGCGTCGTTGCCGATGTCCGTCCGCACCAGTGTCGCGTACGGAAGTCCCGGCCATCTGTTTTATCCCAGCAAACGGTTTACCGATTCGGTTTCCGAGCGTTACACCCAGGGCTGTCGATTCTGGGTCTATGCCGGTCACGGCATGGTCGATCGGTTGGACAGTGTGCCCAGCGGTCCGACCGGCGTTCCGGTGCTCGATGGCGATTCCATCAGCAACCTGAAATGTGATCCGGCCAACGCCCCGATCGCCGTGTTGCTGTGCTGTTTCACCGGCGCCATCGACGCGGGCATTGACAGTTTTGCCGAACGCCTGTTGTTGCATGAATGTGGTCCGATCGCGGTGATCGCCGGCAATCGAGTGACGATGCCCTACGGCAACGCGTCCTTGACGCTCGGATTGATCGATTCCATTTACGGACAGAACGCCGATGAAACACCGGCCGATCGCTTGGGGACTGCATGGTTGTCGTCGATCCGGCGGCTGGAATCCGAAGACGAGTCGACCGAGAAGGGGCAGTTGCGAATGATGGTCGACGCCGTCGCGACCTTGGTCAGCCCTGCAGGAACGAAACTCGCCGATGAACGCAGCGAGCACGCGGCGCTGTACGGCTTGCTGGGCGACCCGATGTTGAAACTGCACCCGCCCGCGGCGGTCGAAATCGAAACGGAGACGGGGTTTGACTTCGGTGCCCCGATCAAAGTCACCGTGACCAGTCCGATCGACGGTGAATGCGTGGTGATGCTCGATCATCCGCTGGGGGAGACTCGCAAGACCCAGCCCGGCCAACCCAAACCGGATCCGAACCAAATCACGCTGGCCCGGGCGGCCGAACCGATTTCGGCAGGCCAGCCAAAGACCTTTGTGATCGATCTGGACGATCAACGCAGCGGGTTGATCGCGATTCGGGTCCACGTTTCCGGCACCGACACCTGGGCCGCCGGCGGCGGAAAAACGATCGTCCGCCCGGCGAGCCGCTAAATCCATGTCACCGTGGGGGTGACGTAGCTACGCTCGCCAGAGCGTGGAAAGCGTCGGGATCCACCTTCTGGCGAAGGTAGCTACGATCGCACAGTCGCCGTCCTCTCCGAGGTCGGCTCCGGGCGAAGCTTCGCTTTTCGGGGCGCCGAGTTCGGAGAACACGGCGACTCTAACGACGCACTGCCAGGCGGGATTTCGTAGAATGTTTCGACACCATTATCCGACAAGCAGCTCATGAAAGTCATCTCGCTCAATTGCAATCACTGCGGCGCCCCGCTGGATGTTCCCGCGAAGGCTCGTTTCGCGACCTGCGGTTTCTGCCAGGCGAAGCTCGCGGTCGAGCACGTCGGCAACAGCTACTCGACGTCGGTCTTGGACGAGCTGAAGGAAACGACTGAAAAAATCGCACGCGACGTAGCGGAGATGAAATCTTCCAGCGAGATCAAGGAACTGGACGAACGCTGGCAGCGAGAGCGATTGTCCCACATGGTGACCGGCAAGCACGGCCAGCAGAGTCTGCCGACCAAGACGGGAGCGGTCGCCGGTGGCATCATGATTGCCGCGTTCGGTCTGTTTTGGACCATCATGGCGGCCGGCATCACCAGTGCTGGTGCCCGCGTTGGTGCGCCGGGCGTCGTTCGCATCTTTCCCCTGTTCGGCGTCCTATTCATCGGCTTCGGCATCTTCATCGCCTTTCGGATCTTTTCCCGCGCCGACGCCTACGAACGAGCCAACAAGAAGTATCTCGACCAGCGACGGGAACTTGCGAGGGAGCAGACGCGGACTGATTGAGACGCGTCCAACCATCGCTCCGGACGAGCACTTTGTCGGCGTGATGCATCAAGAAGTTTTCCCACGGATGGCAGCGCGAACCCACGGATTAAGAAAATGACGTGGAATCTGTGGGTTCTCGCTGCCATCGGCGGGTTTAGAAAAAGTCATGATCGCATCCCAGAGATTGACTTCGCCTAAGCATCCAGCGTCATCAAGTAGGCGATCAAGTCGCGAAGCTCGTCGACCGACATCAGTTGCTCCAGCCCGTCGGGCATCAGCGACGTCGGCAATGCCTGATACGCTTCGACTTCCTCGCCCTTGAAATAGCGATTGTCGCCGTTTTCGGTGGTCAACACGATCGCTCCGCCGGCTTTGTGATCCAGTTGCAATCCGCGGTGAACGACGCCGTCGTCGGCGAGCACCATCCAGGCTTGGTACTGCGGCGGAAACTCGGCCGAGGGGGCCAAAATCGCATCGATGATTTGTGATCGAGTTTTCGAGCGCGCGACGCCGGCAAGCCCCGGTCCGAGCGTCTCGCCACGCCCATTCGTCCAGTGACACTTCACACAACCCACACGCGGACTGTGAAAGACGTGTCGGCCGAGCAGGGCGTCGCCGCCGCCGGCCAAGGCAGCGTGCCAATCGTCCCGAGATCTGGGACGCTCCGGGTTGTCGGCGACGGTCGGCTGAAACGCTCGCAAGGTTCGACGAGCCTGCGTGGCGACTTGGGGTGAAGTATCCTGCGTCAGCGCGTTCAGCGTTTCCGAATCCAGCCCCTGGACAGATCCAATCGCCGCCAATGCATGGGTTCGTACGGCAACGGAACAGTGAGGGTCTTTGGCCAATGCAATCAATTCATCCTTGCTCTGGTCGGCGATCCCCAACTGTGCCATCACGTCCATCGCGGCGATTCTTAGCGGATCTGAGTTTCCCTGCAAGAATCCCACCAGTGTTTGCAACTGGTCGTGTCCGAGTTGCGAATCAAAACGGCTGATGGCCAGGCTCCTGACTTCCGCCGCAAGCGAAGTGTCCTTGGCAAGACGAACGATCACATTCCGGTCCAGACTCCGTGGCAACTTGTTCGCCTTTCCTGGTGCGGGATCGTTGTAGGCCCGGATAAACTCGGGTGTCAATAATTCGGTCGCGGCCAGATAGGTTTCCAACACGACCGGCGTCACCGGTTGCACCCTCAGTGCGCTGCTGATGTCAGCGGCCAACGATAACTCCATCGACTCACCGGCCCACATCAACGCAGCCTGACGAATCTCGGGGGCGGGATCGGCAAGTAATCTCCGAATCAGAGTGGTGTTCTTGAGATTTGCGCGTTTGCTTGCCAACAGCCCGACCATGCGCAACGAAGCGTCGCCGCCGAGACACGCTTCGCGGGCGTCCGACATCCCTTCGGCGGACAGTCGCATCACGGCGGCGTGTCGAACGATCGGATCGGCGAAATTCCCCAATGACAACTGCTCCACGATCGCCGCGCCCTCCATCGATTCGACTTTACCAATCTGCTTCTGCTGGTCAGACAGTTGGTAGTCGGCAAAGGAGTCGCGCGGCTGGATCGACTCGGTCCCCGGTTTGACGGTGACGCGCCAGATCCGGCCGCGTCCGTGATTGGGATAATCGACCAGCACCCAATCGGTGAGGAACAGGTTTCCGTGGCGATCACAATCCAATGCGACGGGACGAAAGTCTTGATCGCCGCTCAGGAAGACCGACTTGCCGGTCAGCGTTGCCGAGTCTGGATCCAACTCAAATCGCTCGATCGAGTTCTCATTCCAGATCGTCGCCAAGACGCTGTGTTGGTAATCTTTCGGCAGAGCGCTGCGCCGGCAATCGATCAGCCCTGATGGCGCTTCGCCGGTGCCGGCAATGTAGGGCAACGTCCCCGGCAAGGTTCCGTCCCAGCCTTGGAACGGATGCGTCCCCGCTCCACCGAACATCGACTTGTACCCGTAATCACCGCCGCGGACGACTTGCAATAACCGGTTTGGGCCGCGGGCGTCGGGGTCGTTGTCGACCAACAGCAATCGGCCGTGGGCATCGAATTTCAAGTCGAACGGATTCCAAAAGCCCGTGGCAAACTCACTGAGCCGCGTTCCGTCGGGCCGACATCGAATCACATTGCCGCCGTCGCCGTACCCCGCGACGTACGAATCATCACGGCCGACCAACCGATACGCATCCGAGCCGGTGTTTCCACGTCCGACGTACATCCAACCATCGCGATCAAACGTGATCGAAAGCAAACTGTTGTGCGCGTAACGCTGTTCGGTGACCAATTGCAGCACCCGATCCTTGCGGTCACAAACGCCGTCGCGATCCTCGTCGACCAAGCGCAACACTTCGCGGGCACAGACGACGTACAGTTCCCCATCGGGCGAAAACGCCAGATTCATTGCCTGGTGGATGCCATCGGCAAACACGCTGACCGTGTCCGCGCGCCCGTCATCGTCTCGATCGACGAAGATCTTGATCCGGTCGCTGTCGGGACCGGTGTATCCGCTGGGCGGGTTGTGCGTGTGCGATTCGATGACGAACACGCGATCTCGATCGTCGATCGCCATTCCGATCGGCGTCATGATCTCGGGATCTTCGGCGAACAGGGTCAACTGAAGCCGGTCATCGGTCAGGACCGGTTCGGCCGCATCCACTCGTATACCAACGTTGATCGCCGCAATGACCAGAAATAATGCGACGAATCCGGTGGATCGAATTGGCAAGTGACGGAATCTATCGGGATCGATGGACGGCATTTCGTTGGTGAACAGGATGTGTGTAACGTCGGTCGGCTGGCAGGATGACGACGCATTGTACCGGTTGGCCCGGCCTATCTGACCATCAAGTAGGTTCCTGAAAAACGATCGCTGAAGCATTGGTTTCCGCGAACAAACGGGACAACGACCATCGTTACGGCGACCAGACAAAGACCAGCGACAACAGCGGACAGCAGAAACGATTGACTCCAATAGCCCCCGTATTCTTTGCTGATCACCAGCGGTGTGCCGTAGACGACGATCACCAGCACGGGAAGCCCGCCGATCAACATGCGAATGAAAACGCGTAGCCCTGACGCCCGCTTCCCACGACGGTTGACCAGCACCAGACCGAACAGCCGCATCAACAATCCGCCGCGAAATAGCAAACCGGTCAATAGACTCGGCAGCCAGATGAATTCCAGCCACGTGTAGGCCGGCCCAAGTGGCGTCCAAAACGAAAATTGAATTTCGACCCGATTCCCCGGGTTCTCGATCCAGTCTTGCCGCAAGCCGTCATACCGCTCGGTTGCGACACGCAGTTCCTCTGCCGTGGGCTGTTGGGCATCGATCGCCTGCCGCAGTGCAATTCGGTCCGCGATCGTGAGCTGCACCGTGGCGTAGATCGAATTCATCATATCTTTGTCTTCGAACACATGTTTAAAGTTTCCCGCGACATAACGCTGTACCGCCACCAGGCGATCGACACGCTCGGCGGTCAATAATTCCTCCTCACGTCTCAGGACCTGGACGACTTCGTGAAGTTGATCGACTTCCGGATACCGCTGTTTCTGAATCTCGTACAGAAACGCTGCGAACAGTCCGAACACCACGGTCAGCAGGGGAATGCTGAGTGAGACGGCCACCATGG containing:
- a CDS encoding C25 family cysteine peptidase, producing the protein MPIALMYLVAVVFLFLPTAYAADPETAETALVVCPSDLREPLEAWIDYRRKQGIAVRVIGSSATAGELSKAIRKNAIASDRFLLLVGDAPVIGAAADTRTQVPMHYLATTVTARFGSTPTMATDYPYSDIDSDGRSDLAVGRLPVDSADELRDLVRRIKAYETSRNFSLWRERVQLVGGVGGFGMLADSAIESVTRMMVTASLPMSVRTSVAYGSPGHLFYPSKRFTDSVSERYTQGCRFWVYAGHGMVDRLDSVPSGPTGVPVLDGDSISNLKCDPANAPIAVLLCCFTGAIDAGIDSFAERLLLHECGPIAVIAGNRVTMPYGNASLTLGLIDSIYGQNADETPADRLGTAWLSSIRRLESEDESTEKGQLRMMVDAVATLVSPAGTKLADERSEHAALYGLLGDPMLKLHPPAAVEIETETGFDFGAPIKVTVTSPIDGECVVMLDHPLGETRKTQPGQPKPDPNQITLARAAEPISAGQPKTFVIDLDDQRSGLIAIRVHVSGTDTWAAGGGKTIVRPASR
- a CDS encoding PVC-type heme-binding CxxCH protein, yielding MPIRSTGFVALFLVIAAINVGIRVDAAEPVLTDDRLQLTLFAEDPEIMTPIGMAIDDRDRVFVIESHTHNPPSGYTGPDSDRIKIFVDRDDDGRADTVSVFADGIHQAMNLAFSPDGELYVVCAREVLRLVDEDRDGVCDRKDRVLQLVTEQRYAHNSLLSITFDRDGWMYVGRGNTGSDAYRLVGRDDSYVAGYGDGGNVIRCRPDGTRLSEFATGFWNPFDLKFDAHGRLLLVDNDPDARGPNRLLQVVRGGDYGYKSMFGGAGTHPFQGWDGTLPGTLPYIAGTGEAPSGLIDCRRSALPKDYQHSVLATIWNENSIERFELDPDSATLTGKSVFLSGDQDFRPVALDCDRHGNLFLTDWVLVDYPNHGRGRIWRVTVKPGTESIQPRDSFADYQLSDQQKQIGKVESMEGAAIVEQLSLGNFADPIVRHAAVMRLSAEGMSDAREACLGGDASLRMVGLLASKRANLKNTTLIRRLLADPAPEIRQAALMWAGESMELSLAADISSALRVQPVTPVVLETYLAATELLTPEFIRAYNDPAPGKANKLPRSLDRNVIVRLAKDTSLAAEVRSLAISRFDSQLGHDQLQTLVGFLQGNSDPLRIAAMDVMAQLGIADQSKDELIALAKDPHCSVAVRTHALAAIGSVQGLDSETLNALTQDTSPQVATQARRTLRAFQPTVADNPERPRSRDDWHAALAGGGDALLGRHVFHSPRVGCVKCHWTNGRGETLGPGLAGVARSKTRSQIIDAILAPSAEFPPQYQAWMVLADDGVVHRGLQLDHKAGGAIVLTTENGDNRYFKGEEVEAYQALPTSLMPDGLEQLMSVDELRDLIAYLMTLDA